Proteins from one Bifidobacterium sp. ESL0732 genomic window:
- the hflX gene encoding GTPase HflX: MANDDTRGDTQSEVLRKRSDILQESSDNRAPGAEEWSEREARNKLKHVVGLGEMQDETDVEYRKVRLERVVLVGVWSNVETTIEQAEESLRELAALAHTAGAVVCDGVLQHRLKPDAATYVGRGKAKEIAGIVAQNEADTIIVDGDLAPSQRRALEDATKVKVVDRTAVILDIFAQHATSREGKAQVELAQLEYMLPRLRGWGGSLSRQAGGQAAGVNGGIGSRGPGETQIEMDRRVIRTRIARLKKQIRAMAPARAVKRGSRHRYGLPTVAVVGYTNAGKSSLVNRLTNSGELVGNALFATLDTAVRRAKAADGRLYAYVDTVGFVRRLPTQLVEAFKSTLEEIGEADVILHVVDASTTDPFAQIEAVNDVLAGIDGVSDIPRILTFNKADQVDQGTLDRLHNIRPDALIVSAADNSGLDGLRTRVETTLPVPQVHVEALLPYSDEAGSLLARVREYGKVEKEDYRTDGVALQADVDSRLAAQVMDQAVG; this comes from the coding sequence TTGGCGAATGATGATACGCGCGGCGACACCCAAAGCGAGGTGCTGCGCAAGCGCTCCGACATCCTGCAGGAGAGCAGTGATAACCGTGCTCCGGGGGCCGAGGAATGGAGTGAGCGCGAGGCGCGTAACAAGCTGAAGCATGTTGTCGGCCTGGGCGAGATGCAGGACGAGACCGACGTCGAATACCGCAAGGTGCGTCTCGAACGCGTGGTCTTGGTGGGGGTGTGGTCGAACGTCGAAACCACCATCGAACAGGCCGAGGAGTCGTTACGAGAGTTGGCGGCGCTCGCACACACCGCAGGCGCGGTGGTCTGCGATGGAGTCTTGCAGCATCGCCTGAAACCTGACGCAGCCACGTACGTCGGTCGCGGAAAGGCTAAGGAGATCGCTGGAATCGTGGCACAAAATGAGGCCGATACCATCATCGTTGACGGCGACCTGGCACCGAGCCAGCGCCGTGCGCTCGAGGACGCCACCAAGGTCAAAGTGGTCGACCGCACCGCCGTCATTCTGGACATTTTCGCCCAGCACGCCACCAGCCGTGAGGGCAAGGCGCAGGTCGAGCTCGCGCAACTGGAATATATGCTGCCGAGGCTCCGTGGCTGGGGCGGCTCGCTTTCCCGTCAGGCCGGCGGTCAGGCGGCCGGCGTCAACGGCGGCATCGGTTCCCGTGGCCCGGGCGAGACGCAGATCGAGATGGACCGCCGCGTCATCCGCACTCGTATCGCGAGACTCAAGAAGCAGATTCGCGCGATGGCTCCGGCGCGTGCTGTCAAGCGCGGATCACGCCATCGCTACGGCCTGCCCACCGTGGCTGTGGTCGGTTATACCAATGCCGGCAAATCCTCACTAGTCAACCGATTGACCAATTCCGGCGAGCTGGTCGGCAACGCGCTTTTCGCGACCCTTGACACCGCGGTTCGTCGGGCCAAAGCCGCCGACGGACGGCTCTATGCCTACGTCGATACTGTCGGCTTCGTGCGTCGCCTGCCTACCCAACTGGTCGAGGCGTTCAAGTCGACATTGGAGGAGATCGGAGAGGCCGATGTCATTCTTCACGTCGTCGATGCGTCCACCACCGATCCGTTCGCGCAGATCGAGGCGGTCAACGACGTGCTCGCCGGCATCGACGGCGTCTCCGACATTCCACGTATCCTCACCTTCAACAAGGCCGATCAGGTCGATCAGGGCACGCTGGACCGCCTGCATAACATCCGCCCGGATGCGCTTATCGTTTCCGCAGCCGACAATAGTGGCTTGGACGGCTTGCGCACGAGGGTGGAAACGACACTACCTGTCCCGCAAGTCCACGTCGAGGCGCTGTTGCCATATAGTGACGAGGCCGGTTCCTTGCTTGCCCGCGTACGTGAGTATGGAAAGGTCGAGAAAGAGGATTATCGAACCGACGGTGTCGCGTTACAGGCCGACGTCGACTCGCGTTTGGCGGCTCAGGTGATGGATCAGGCAGTAGGCTAG
- a CDS encoding methyltransferase, producing MKTRKTEQYFSAEPTSRDVRRNLHVSLRGHEVDVEASNGVFSGHRLDLGTSVLLRHAPEPPEDGTFLDIGCGWGPIALTMGLESPKADIWALDVNERALELTRANAEKLGIDKRIHAAKAEDIPTDLTFDLIWSNPPIRVGKDELHTLLMAWLPRLKVGGYAYLVVQKNLGSDSLIKWLGAELGDDFSVAKYASSKGYRVIEVRH from the coding sequence ATGAAAACACGCAAGACTGAGCAATATTTTTCCGCCGAACCGACTTCACGTGACGTACGGCGAAACCTGCACGTTTCGCTGCGCGGACACGAGGTGGATGTCGAGGCGTCCAACGGGGTGTTTTCGGGGCATCGGCTTGATTTGGGAACTTCTGTCCTGCTAAGGCACGCACCGGAACCACCAGAAGACGGAACATTCCTCGACATCGGCTGCGGCTGGGGGCCCATTGCGTTGACGATGGGGTTGGAATCGCCGAAAGCCGATATCTGGGCGCTGGACGTCAACGAACGTGCGCTGGAACTGACAAGGGCGAACGCCGAAAAACTCGGGATTGACAAACGAATCCACGCGGCGAAAGCCGAAGACATACCGACAGATCTGACCTTCGATCTTATCTGGTCGAACCCGCCGATCCGCGTGGGCAAGGACGAGCTGCACACTCTGCTGATGGCTTGGCTTCCTCGACTTAAGGTGGGTGGCTACGCTTATCTGGTGGTGCAGAAGAACCTCGGCAGCGATTCGCTGATCAAATGGCTGGGCGCCGAGCTCGGCGACGATTTTTCGGTCGCCAAATACGCCAGTTCCAAGGGCTACCGCGTTATCGAAGTTCGCCACTGA